CCATTTCTGCGTATCCTTTTCCATGTGCATTTGAATGTTGTTTTACAACGAAATTATCATTTGGGTTTAGAATGTAATTTTGTAAAGCGTTAGAGCCAACATCCGGATCATCCGCAGTTGCTAGGGTAAAGCGCGCCCCCACAGAAGCCGATTCACTGATTTTCATTTCTAAATCGTTCTGTTGAAATGTGGGTGCATTATCATTAACGTCTAATATTTCTACAGTGACTAAGTGTAGTTCCATCGGATTCTCTAGAATCATTTCGAAGCTGAAGCTACACGGTGTGACGTCGCCACAAAGCTGCTCTCGGTCTATTCTCTCACTCACGACTAGAATCCCTTTGTCTGTCTTCAGCTCTGTGTACTGAATGCTTTCTCCGGTCACGATACGGGCCCGGCCCAATCGGAGCCGTTTCAAATCTAACCCCAGGTCTTGAGCCACGTTACCGATAAGAGAGCCTTTCTTCATCTCCTCCGGAATGGAATACCGGATGTGGCCACTGATAATATGACTGAAATACAGGAGTAAAACAAGAACTTGCCATGGCAGTCCACAACACGAACGCCAtcttacgcatttatgttgaaggaATCCATCGGACGCCATAGCCAACAATGAATTAATCCCACAAAAATATTCCTTATATTGTATCCTCAAACGGGAAAGACAAGAGTGTTAGTCGATGTATAATATTAAATAAGCATATTTTAACCGTCCTCTTGTGGTATCTGTAATCTACATACACATGTGGAGAGTGAGCTTGTCCCAGTCGTGCCCCGCCTCGTATGAAGTGCAgatagtctctccctctcctctggtaGAGCGCAGTGATAAAGTAGGGGACTCCACTGACTGACAGCACTGGACAGAAATCATTTTACTGATCAACAGCGGCCCTCAGAGTATAAAACATGAACACCAGATGAAATTTGAATTCATAAAAATGTAGAAATAATTCAACACTTTAGAGCACAATTGTCTTCCCATATAGTAGCAAGTAGATGAACACTGTGCAAGGTCAAATCTAAATCAATGCAACGTTCAATCACGATAATACTACGATGACCAGCAAGGCAAACAGAAATAATGTAATACTAAAACATAGCAGttggaagaagagagagcagtgcGATAGAGCGGAGCAGACCTCTGCTGCTATCATGACAGAAGAGGCGCTGTCCACACATAGTGGTACTGAAACGGCCTTACAGTGCTACTTTATTGCACGTGTAGTACACATGATTTTTTTAAAAATCCGGCATACTATGAAAGTCAAAACTAACCAGAAAATAAGTAGCTGCTTGTATTGTATGACTTATGCGCTAACTTCGGAACCACAATTCTAAGAACTCAGATGGAAATGATATTCAATAAAAGCCCAACAATACGTAACACTGACGTACCCATACTGTTGACTAGAGAAATATTAAGTAAATTAACCTTAAGGCAGAAAAGTTAAAATAGTTACAAAGGATATACTGTGAAGATGTATTCCAACCCAATGAACAATACCATGTAAACTCCATTAGACTCACCTCTAGCGGCGAGTCTGATTCATCCAGGATATTATTTTCACTCTGCATCCGCTGCATCGTCCCTGTAGAACTGGGGTCCATTATCAGTACGTTCTGACTACAGGGTCTGGCGAACTGACAGTCACTCTTTCTGGAGTCAGTCGTCCTGCACACCTCGTAATTGTACACGTGCTGTAGAGTTCCTGTCCCCAAAGTGTCTGCGTAATGCGGTGGATAATACGGAATAACCGGGAGATTGGAATGATAGAGGATGCGAGACTGTCTCCATCTGTATATTTTTACTGATATAATAACCACTAAACACGTGATGAACAGAAATGAGACTACAGCCAAAGCCAAGACTAAGTAAAAAGTCAGGTTGTCATTGTACTCCTTGTCGTGCGTAAAGTCAGTGAACTCCGAGAGCACTTCAGGGAAGCTGTCCGCCACCGCCACGTTAACATTGACTGTAGCTGAACGAGAGGGCTGTCCATTGTCCTCCACTACAACAGTGAGCCTTTGTTTCACAGCATCTTTATCATTAACTTGGCGTATAGTTCTTATTTCTCCATTCTGTAAGCCCACTTCAAACAGcgctctgtctgtcgctttcTGCAGTTTATACGAGAGCCAGGCATTCTGTCCAGAGTCCACATCAACAGCCACCACTTTAGTCACAAGATAGCCCACATCTGCTGAACGAGGCACCATTTCAGCCACCAGAGAGTGGCTAGTCTGGACTGGATATAGAACCTGAGGCGCGTTGTCGTTCTGATCTTGGATAAAGATGTTGATACTCACATTGCTACTGAGTGGAGGAGAGCCGCCATCTTGCGCCTTAACCACCAGTATCAGTTGTTTAATTTGCTCATAATCAAAGGAGCGCAATGCGTTTATGACCCCGCTCTCTGCGTTTACGGAAACATAAGCAGACATAGGAGTCCCGCTGACATCACCATCCTCTAGAATATAGGAAATACGGGCATTTTGATTGGAATCAGTGTCTTTAGCTGTAACAGTAAAAATAGAGACGCCTGGAGAGTTATTCTCTGCGACAAAGGAGTTGTACACTACCTGTGGAAACAATGGGGCGTTGTCGTTGACATCAGACACCTTCAGGTGAAAGGTTCTCCTACTCGAGAGAGGAGGCGACCCAGCGTCCGTGGCGACTACAGTGATGTTATATTCTAACACGCTCTCACGGTCTAAAACAGCGTCTGTTACCAAGGTGTAGTAATTtcttaaatttgatttgatcttgaaCGGAATGTTTTGGTCCAGGTTACAGCTCACCTGTCCATTTTCACCTGAATCGACATCTTTAACGTTGATAACACCGATGGTTGTACCGGGAGGAGAGTCTTCAGATATCGGACTAGTGAATGACATCACACTAATGACAGGTGCATTGTCATTAACGTCAATGACCTCAACAATAACTTTACTCGAATCTGttaaacctccctgatctttaGCTTCAATTCGTAATTCATATTTTTTGTCTTTTTCATAATCTATCAGGCCTGCAACTGACAGTATCCCAGTGTTTTCATTTATAGTCAACATATCTGCTAGATTTCCCTTCAGGTTAGACAGCGAATATGTTATATAGCCATTAGAACCACTGTCTGCATCAGACGCGTTTACATGTGTAATATAGGTTCCTTTCGGTGCATTTTCCATCACAGTAGCCCTGTACACTGACTGGTTAAACACAGGCGCATTGTCATTGACATCCAAGACAGTGATCTCTATATTTACTGTGGCAGATCTCTGTGGATTTCCACCGTCAACAGCGATTAGCTTTAAAGAGAGACGAGGATGCTCCTCTCTATCTAATTGTTTCTGAAGAATCATTTCAGCGTATTTACTACCGTCTGGATTCGCATGTTGCTTGAGGGCAAAGTTATCATTCGGGGTTAAAACATAATTTTGTAGACTGTGAACTCCCACATCAGGATCTTCTGCATTTTCTAGCACAAAGCGCGCACCGAGGATAGCAGACTCGCTTATTTCCAATTTAACATCCGTTTTCTTAAATATCGGAGGATGATCGTTAACATCTAAGACTTCTATAGTTATGTGATGTAATTCCATTGGATTTTCTAGAATGATTTCGAAGCTGAAGCTACACGGCGTGACGTCGCCACAAAGCTGCTCTcggtctattctctctctcacgaCTAGAATCCCTTTGTCCGTCTTCAGCTCTGTGTACTGAATGCTTTCTTCGTTCACGATACGGGCCCGGCCCGCTCGGAGCCGTTTCAAATCTAACCCCAGGTCTTGAGCCAAGTTACCGATAAGAGAGCCTTTCTTCATCTCCTCCGGAATGGAATAACGGATTTGGCCACTGACAATATGATTGAGATTCAGGAGAAAAATAAGTACTTGCCACCGCAGTCCACAACACAAACGCCATTTTACGCATTTAGGTTTAAGGAATCCTTCCAGTGCCATAGCCAACAAAGAATAAATCCAATACAaaatgtattatactgtatcctTAGAAACCATGAAAAAAATCTGAGACTGATATTCGACCTATTCTTTCAATCCTGGCTATTTTCAGCGTCTCCTTTTGTTATCTGTAACATCGATCAGAGCCGAGTGTTTCTCTGTCGTGCCCCGCTTCTTATGAAATGCAgatagtctctccctctcctctggtaGAGCGCAGTGATAAAGTAGGGGACTTCACTGACTGACAACACTGGACAGAA
This DNA window, taken from Oncorhynchus gorbuscha isolate QuinsamMale2020 ecotype Even-year linkage group LG13, OgorEven_v1.0, whole genome shotgun sequence, encodes the following:
- the LOC123993289 gene encoding protocadherin gamma-A11-like isoform X9, with amino-acid sequence MALEGFLKPKCVKWRLCCGLRWQVLIFLLNLNHIVSGQIRYSIPEEMKKGSLIGNLAQDLGLDLKRLRAGRARIVNEESIQYTELKTDKGILVVRERIDREQLCGDVTPCSFSFEIILENPMELHHITIEVLDVNDHPPIFKKTDVKLEISESAILGARFVLENAEDPDVGVHSLQNYVLTPNDNFALKQHANPDGSKYAEMILQKQLDREEHPRLSLKLIAVDGGNPQRSATVNIEITVLDVNDNAPVFNQSVYRATVMENAPKGTYITHVNASDADSGSNGYITYSLSNLKGNLADMLTINENTGILSVAGLIDYEKDKKYELRIEAKDQGGLTDSSKVIVEVIDVNDNAPVISVMSFTSPISEDSPPGTTIGVINVKDVDSGENGQVSCNLDQNIPFKIKSNLRNYYTLVTDAVLDRESVLEYNITVVATDAGSPPLSSRRTFHLKVSDVNDNAPLFPQVVYNSFVAENNSPGVSIFTVTAKDTDSNQNARISYILEDGDVSGTPMSAYVSVNAESGVINALRSFDYEQIKQLILVVKAQDGGSPPLSSNVSINIFIQDQNDNAPQVLYPVQTSHSLVAEMVPRSADVGYLVTKVVAVDVDSGQNAWLSYKLQKATDRALFEVGLQNGEIRTIRQVNDKDAVKQRLTVVVEDNGQPSRSATVNVNVAVADSFPEVLSEFTDFTHDKEYNDNLTFYLVLALAVVSFLFITCLVVIISVKIYRWRQSRILYHSNLPVIPYYPPHYADTLGTGTLQHVYNYEVCRTTDSRKSDCQFARPCSQNVLIMDPSSTGTMQRMQSENNILDESDSPLEQKPPNADWRFTQGQRPGPSGAGGPPEMAMGTGPWPNPPTEAEQLQALMAAANEVSEATATLGPGTMGLSTRYSPQFTLQHVPDYRQNVYIPGSTATLTSNPQQQQQQQMAAQHQALQAQPSEAAPQPEPPKAAQTPASKKKSTKKEKK